From Candidatus Bathyarchaeota archaeon:
CAGTTTGGAGAACATGTATGATGCGGCGAGGCAGGCGTGGTAGCTGGTTCCGCAAGCCACCAAAAACACCTCGTTCGCGCGGTCAAGAAATGTTGAGAGAAGGTCAAGGTAGTGGTCTTGGATACGCAGGGTGTTGCGGAGCACTTCGGGCTGCTCATGGATCTCTTTTATCATGAAATGCGGGTACCCTTGCTTTACCGCCATCTCAGGAGTCCAATCCACAGTAATGGGTTCACGTGTGATTTGGCTGCCGTCGGAGATTTTTTTGATTTCGTATCCGTCTGCCTTTAGGACGACGAGTTCGCCGTTGTTGATCATGACGGCTTTGTTTGTTACTTCCAAAAACGCTGGGATGTCTGAAGCGCAGAAAACGCCGTGCCCGTTGATGCCTAAAACCAGTGGGCTTTCATTTCTGGCGCAGATGATTTTGTCAGGTTCACGTGTGGAGAGGATGGCGAATGCGTAGGAGCCTTCAACACGTTTGAGGCTTTCGTGTACGGCTTGCTCAAAAGATAGTTTGGGGTTTTGTTTGAGGGTTTCCTCGATGAGGTGCGCCATGACTTCGGTGTCGGTTTTGGACACGAAGGTGTGGCCGAGGTTTGTGAGTTCTGATTTTAATTCAAGAAAGTTTTCGATGATGCCGTTGTGTACGACGACGATTTCGCCTGTGCAGTCTGTGTGGGGGTGGCTGTTGACTTTGAGGGGGGCACCGTGGGTTGCCCAGCGGGTGTGACCGACTCCTATGGTCCCCGGTAGATCATCGAGGTTTAGGATTTTGTGGACTTCGTCGATTTTGCCGCTGTCTTTTTTTAGGTGGACGGTGCCGTTGCTTATGGTGGCGATGCCGACTGAGTCATATCCGCGGTATTCGAGTCTTTTTAGGGAAGAATGAATTAGGGGGGCTGCTGTGCCGTCTTTTAGAATGCAACCAAATATTCCACACATACGCTTTACGTGCCTTTTGATTGATGTTTGGGTATGGTGAGGTGAATTTTGGTTATAAGGTTTCTTAATAATGGACTGCGACTGCTAAAAAAAATGTTTTATGGGTTGTCTTGGTTTTTGCTGTGAATATTACTATTTGCTACAGTTGGCAAGGTTGGAAATCTGTAACCATTATAAATAAATTTTTTATAGTAGCGCAGACGTTAAAGCAATGAACAACATGACCAAAAAACTCCTCCTCAAAGACGACGGCAAAACCCAACAAATCAAAGACATCACCATACTAAACGACTCACAAAAACTCAAAAACATCCTCGGCCCCCTCAGCTGGAAAATCCTCACCCTACTCTCAACCAAAGAAATGTACCCCCTCGAAATCGCCAAACACCTCGACATCCACGAACAAAAAGTCTACTATCACATCCGCAAACTCGCCAAAGCAGGAGCCATAACCGTCACAAAAGAAGAAAACAAAAAAGGCGCCACAGCAAAATACTACAAAACCGCCTCATCCGCATTTGGCATAGAATTCCCCGAAGGCTACAGAGCCATACAAAACCTCTGCACACTGGGAGTAAGTGACCAACTGCAAGGATTCTTCAAAGAATTCATAAAAGACGGAACCTTCAACGGCAAAATCGTCGTCGGCAGCCCCCAACCACACGGCCCATTCAAAACCAGCGCACGCGACGGCCACTACGCCGCACATTTGGCGTTGTTTTTGGGGCAGTTCGCCAAGTTGCCTTCTGAATTCGCGGTTAAACTCGACGTTGACGTCAAAGTGGAGAAAGAGGAAAAAAACAACCTAATTTTGGTCGGCGGTCCCGGAACGAACCTCTTAACGCAGGAAATCAATGAGCACCTGCCAATCAAGTTTATTATGCAGTCGTCTCAGCAGGGCTTCTTGCTGGGCGGTCTCTCTTCTTCTAAGACTGGACAAGTTTACACCTCCGACGTGTCGGGGTTAGTTGCCAAAATAGTGAACCCATGGGATAGCACCAAACGTATCGTGATTTTAGCGGGCAACAAAGCTGTAGGAACAAAAGCCTGCGTCATCGCCCTCACGAACCTTTGGCAGAAAACGCTTGAAAAATATAAGGGCGAAGACACGTTTGCTGTGGTTATCGTTGGGTTTGATTTAGATGGCGACGGCAAAGTCGATTCAATCGAGGTACGTGAGTGAGTAATGGCACCCAAAAAAGTAGTTGAAGTCATTCATGCGTTTGGTCACCCAAACATTCGGGCAAGTCACCAGACCACATTCATGATCACCAAGGAGCGTAATGTAACCCAAAGAGGGGACTGCATCGTGGCGGTAGATGCGGACAAGTCAGTGGCTGATTTAAGTAAAGAATTCAAAAGTGCCCTGCGTCAGCCAAACGCTAAATTAACCATAGAATTCGAAGTGGACGGTTTAGTGGGGCAAATAAACGCTTTTGGTTCTCCAGAGTTGACGTTAGATCACCCAAACGATTTGGTGATACGGAAAAGCGAATTCTTCTCAGATAGAACCTTAGCTGTAAAAGCTGACAAGTCATCCAGCGACATCTCAAGAGCAGTTGTGGAGAAACTAAAAAACCCAAAACAGCAAGTCACCTTAACCTTAACGGTAGAAGCCTAACCGATTAGGGCTGTGTCAGCACCATGTAGTAGGTTGTCAAAGCTGCCGCTGCTGTGAAAGCCATCAACCCGCCAAACGATGCAGCGTTATTTGCCATTGTTTGACCCACGGCTATTAGGGCAACAAAAACTGCATAGAGGGTTAAGATAGTGGATTTTAGAACCAAGAGTTTCTTTCGGTTTAGTCTTTGTTCTTCATTTGGCATCTGAACCAACTGGGGTCACCGAGTAGGTTGTATGGCTAAGGCGGTTATAGCCCTACCATTAAGAGCTTAGACTCTAAGACTTAGAGGAGGCAACCAAGCTGACAAACAGAACTTTTACTTGATTTCTGCGTCTAAAACTATCTGTGACTCAAACGGAGCTGTCTCACGGATGGCTTTAGCGTAGAGGAACTTTTGGACTTTTCTGCTGCATCCCTTGAATTGCTCGGTGAAGCGTTGCTTGAGGTTCTCTACAGCGTCAGGTGCCCGCACAAAACCATAAAAATGCACGATTCCGCCTTCGGGTTTGATGGCGTTACAGGCGGCGTCCACAAACTCAATCGCGGTTTCAGGAAGGTTCATTATAACCCTGTCTGCGGCTCCTTTGAGTTTGCCCTTAGCGATTTCTCTGGCATCCGCACAAACCGCGAACACCCGATTATCAACCCTGTTAACTCTAACGTTTAGCTTGAGCAGCTCCACCGCGTCGGGGTTCAAATCAACAGCGTAAACCTTGGCTTCTGGGCACTGTTTGCCAATCAAAACCGAAAACGGCCCCACACCCGCAAACAAATCTGCCACAACCTCCCCTGATTGCACCTGGGACGCCACCCGCATATGCTCATGGCTGAGTCGAGGGGAAAAATACGCCTTAGCCACATCCACATGGTATGCACACCCGAATTCTCTGTGAATGGTGCTGGTTTTTTGTATGCCAGCGATGAAGGTGTAGTCGCGGATGCGGTAGACGCCGCTGATGTCGCCTGCCTTGCCCAAGACGGTTTTGATGTTTTTGTGGGTTTGCAGGATGGTTTCGCCGATTAGGGTTTGGTGTGGTTTGAGTTGGGGTGGGATTTCGATTATGACTATGTCGCCGACTATGTCAAACGCTTGAGGCACCATCGCTAGCAATTCTGGGGGCAGTTTGGTTTGGAGTGCTTGGGTGAGGGTTTCGGACGGCTGCTTTTTCTCTTCAAAATCGCTGCGGGTAACTTCAAGTAGGGACACACCGTTTTGTAGAGCCGTTAACTCGGCGTTGTCTGGTTGTCTAACCAAAGGAACAAAAAGGAACTTATCATCTCGGGTTATGCCCAAAACTTTGTTAATCAACCCAAGCTTAGCTGCTAGGGCAATGGTTTTTTCTCCTTGCTGTTTGGGCACTTTGAGGCAAACCGAGGTTTTAGTCATATGCTTCAGCTTTTCTCTATTCGGTAGAGGTTGTTAACTTTTTGGATACTGAATCGGGTGTTCAGCATTTTTTCCATGAGCCAAATGTTGGACTCAATATGTTCAGAGATACCTCGAACGAGGAAGACGGATTTGCCTTCGGTGAGTGCCATGTAGGGAATCATCATGTCCGCGAGGAACTCGTCAACCGTCGCCTGAGCGGAAAGATCAGCGAGTAGGGTTCGGGCGGCTTCTTTGCCTACATCCTCAGCCATCTTCCCCAATTCACCAATGGCGTCAGCCCCCAAGAGCACACCCGTGTCAGTCTCAGCCCAGAGCACGATGGAACTGCCTTTCTGGATGGGATTTGATTGGTCGTTGATGACTTGGATATTGGCTTTGTAGCCGTTCTGTGCGAGTTGGGTTTGAGCTGCTTTGGCTTGGCGCTCAGCAACCTGTCGGTCAGCTAGAAAAGTGCAGACAGAAACGCCCTGTATGGTTTTGAGGTTGCCGAAGGTTTCAAATGCAAACGGTTTTAACTTGACGTTTGGCTTCACAGTTATAGTTGCCTCACCCATACCTTTGGGGTAATATCCATACTTCTGTAAGTTAATTTCCGCTTCAACACCCATCTTAGCCAGTGTTGGCAAGAGCACTTTTCGTAGGTAATTGATTGTTGGGGCGTGGCGGGTGTCGGTGCCGCCTTTGGCTACATGCAACCGCACCGGGGTTTTGGCGAAGAGGCAGATTGGCAGAGTGGAGAGAAACAGCATGGGGATGCTTCCTGCGGTTTCGATGACTGCTTCTATGTTGCCGCCGCAGATGTCGTGGGGTGTAAACCAGAGTTCTTTAGAGCCCAAGGTGGCGCCTTTGACTTCAGCGTTGCAGAGTTTAGCGGCTGTCAACACTGATTCAAGGTGCTGATGTTTGAGGCCGGGTTGTGGTCGGCTTTGGCGAATGTTGGTAATGTGGAGTGGTTCTTTGGTGATGGCGGCGATGGCTATTGATAGGCGGAGTATGGTGCCGCTGCCGCTTTTTTGGCTGCCGTCAATTTCGATCATACACTTTTCAATATCGTGTGTTAGTTAAAAAAATGAATTGGTTGTGTTGTTTTGTTCTTTGTTGTGTGAGTGTGGGTTTGTTCATTCAGATTTTTTAGGTGTGCCTAAAACTTTATTAGGGTAGTTTAACCCTTTTAGGCATGCCTAAAAATCGGAGATGAGCATACATGGAACAAAAATCAACCCAAGACTACCTCAAAGCCGTCTACAGCCTATCCAAAAACGGCGACCTAGTCAGCAACACCCAAATCAGCCAAAAACTAAACGTCGCACCCGCAAGCGTAACCGAGATGCTAAAAAAACTCTCCGACGAAGGCTACATCAACTACTCCCCATATCATGGTAGCACCCTCACCGAAAAAGGCCTCCAAGAAGCAAAAAAAGTAACCCGCAAACACCGCCTACTGGAAACCTTCCTCTCCGAAGTCCTCCACATAACAAAAGACAAAGTCCACTCCCAAGCCTGCCAAATGGAACACACCCTCTCCGACGAAGCAGAAGAATCCCTCTGCCGCCTCCTCAAACACCCCGACACCTGCAGCGACGACGGAAAAACCATACCCGCATGCGACCTGCCATTTACCACATGCGAGGACTGCATGAAACTCCACGCACAGGGCTTAGAAGAAGTAGGAAAACGAAAAGAGAACCTACTCGCCCTAAGTGAACTCAAAGATGGGCAGCAGGGCAAAATTCAGTTCATCCGTGGCGGCCACAACGTGCTTCAACGTCTCCTTGATATGGGTTTAACGCCTGGCACAAAAATCACATTAATCAAAGCGGCACCCTTCGAGGGTCCCATGGAAGTCTCCGTTCGCGGCTCCAAACTAGCCATTGGCAGAGGTATAGCCTCTAAGGTTTTCGTTGAACCAACACCCAAAGCCAACGCATAGGTGAAATTCTATGTTTTCTAAGCAGAAAAAACAACTAAAACCAGTCGACAAAAACAGCAAGCACCTAACCATAGCTTTAGCTGGCAACGCAAACGTTGGCAAAAGTGTCATATTCAACCAGCTCACAGGCTCCAACCAAATCATCGGCAACTGGCCAGGTAAAACCATCGACCGCGCCGAAGGTACTTTGAGCTTCGAAGGCTACGACATCACAGTCATCGACCTGCCAGGCATCTATTCGTTTTCGACTTTTTCTATGGAAGAGTTAGTTTCGCGGGACTACATCGCACTGGAGAAGCCTGATGTCGTTATCAATGTGTTGGATGCCTCGGTTTTGGAGCGTAATTTGTTCTTTACGCTTCAGTTGCTTGAGATGCAGGCACCGATGGTTCTTTGCTTAAACCAGGTGGACGTTGCCAAGAGCAAAGGCATGATAATAGACAAAGACAAACTCCAAAGTGCATTAGGTGTCCCCGTAGTTTTCTCGACTGCAACACGGGGCGAA
This genomic window contains:
- a CDS encoding helix-turn-helix domain-containing protein codes for the protein MTKKLLLKDDGKTQQIKDITILNDSQKLKNILGPLSWKILTLLSTKEMYPLEIAKHLDIHEQKVYYHIRKLAKAGAITVTKEENKKGATAKYYKTASSAFGIEFPEGYRAIQNLCTLGVSDQLQGFFKEFIKDGTFNGKIVVGSPQPHGPFKTSARDGHYAAHLALFLGQFAKLPSEFAVKLDVDVKVEKEEKNNLILVGGPGTNLLTQEINEHLPIKFIMQSSQQGFLLGGLSSSKTGQVYTSDVSGLVAKIVNPWDSTKRIVILAGNKAVGTKACVIALTNLWQKTLEKYKGEDTFAVVIVGFDLDGDGKVDSIEVRE
- a CDS encoding DUF371 domain-containing protein: MAPKKVVEVIHAFGHPNIRASHQTTFMITKERNVTQRGDCIVAVDADKSVADLSKEFKSALRQPNAKLTIEFEVDGLVGQINAFGSPELTLDHPNDLVIRKSEFFSDRTLAVKADKSSSDISRAVVEKLKNPKQQVTLTLTVEA
- the glmS gene encoding glutamine--fructose-6-phosphate transaminase (isomerizing), giving the protein MCGIFGCILKDGTAAPLIHSSLKRLEYRGYDSVGIATISNGTVHLKKDSGKIDEVHKILNLDDLPGTIGVGHTRWATHGAPLKVNSHPHTDCTGEIVVVHNGIIENFLELKSELTNLGHTFVSKTDTEVMAHLIEETLKQNPKLSFEQAVHESLKRVEGSYAFAILSTREPDKIICARNESPLVLGINGHGVFCASDIPAFLEVTNKAVMINNGELVVLKADGYEIKKISDGSQITREPITVDWTPEMAVKQGYPHFMIKEIHEQPEVLRNTLRIQDHYLDLLSTFLDRANEVFLVACGTSYHACLAASYMFSKLAFLPTYPVYASEFLEQHGKSVNIDSTILAVSQSGETADTIAAVSCAQQRAATILSLTNVIGSSLTRISRVYIGTQAGPEIGVAATKTFTSQLSVLAQLALKLAKKRGKISQDEIDCLEAKLQLLPEMVNTIVTTQEEKIKGLAKKYADAKIFFYLGRGISTATAFEGRLKLMEIAYIPSIAFPAGESKHGPISLIEDGFPVVFVCPKDDTHRTVIGNIMEMKARGAHILAIIEEGDQEIKSLADDYVEVPKGIPAVLSPIPYAVPLQLLAYYVAVEKGLNPDMPRNLAKSVTVK
- a CDS encoding class I SAM-dependent methyltransferase family protein, whose amino-acid sequence is MTKTSVCLKVPKQQGEKTIALAAKLGLINKVLGITRDDKFLFVPLVRQPDNAELTALQNGVSLLEVTRSDFEEKKQPSETLTQALQTKLPPELLAMVPQAFDIVGDIVIIEIPPQLKPHQTLIGETILQTHKNIKTVLGKAGDISGVYRIRDYTFIAGIQKTSTIHREFGCAYHVDVAKAYFSPRLSHEHMRVASQVQSGEVVADLFAGVGPFSVLIGKQCPEAKVYAVDLNPDAVELLKLNVRVNRVDNRVFAVCADAREIAKGKLKGAADRVIMNLPETAIEFVDAACNAIKPEGGIVHFYGFVRAPDAVENLKQRFTEQFKGCSRKVQKFLYAKAIRETAPFESQIVLDAEIK
- the rtcA gene encoding RNA 3'-terminal phosphate cyclase, encoding MIEIDGSQKSGSGTILRLSIAIAAITKEPLHITNIRQSRPQPGLKHQHLESVLTAAKLCNAEVKGATLGSKELWFTPHDICGGNIEAVIETAGSIPMLFLSTLPICLFAKTPVRLHVAKGGTDTRHAPTINYLRKVLLPTLAKMGVEAEINLQKYGYYPKGMGEATITVKPNVKLKPFAFETFGNLKTIQGVSVCTFLADRQVAERQAKAAQTQLAQNGYKANIQVINDQSNPIQKGSSIVLWAETDTGVLLGADAIGELGKMAEDVGKEAARTLLADLSAQATVDEFLADMMIPYMALTEGKSVFLVRGISEHIESNIWLMEKMLNTRFSIQKVNNLYRIEKS
- a CDS encoding metal-dependent transcriptional regulator, producing the protein MEQKSTQDYLKAVYSLSKNGDLVSNTQISQKLNVAPASVTEMLKKLSDEGYINYSPYHGSTLTEKGLQEAKKVTRKHRLLETFLSEVLHITKDKVHSQACQMEHTLSDEAEESLCRLLKHPDTCSDDGKTIPACDLPFTTCEDCMKLHAQGLEEVGKRKENLLALSELKDGQQGKIQFIRGGHNVLQRLLDMGLTPGTKITLIKAAPFEGPMEVSVRGSKLAIGRGIASKVFVEPTPKANA